A region from the Flavobacteriales bacterium genome encodes:
- a CDS encoding DUF4118 domain-containing protein, with the protein MLAEDRTRRSYAIALIAVVMSAVMRGLLDPVMGEGMPYYVFYFAVMVATTFGGIGPGLFSIVASYLVATFFFAPPRLSLDLSGMKDAIGAFRFLTVGTALVLLGGWGRIRLLKWRAEAAERKHNELEALRELERTNTALAALGDGLIITDTAGRVTFMNEVAEQITGRTTSAVHGMEVEDLLPLVNLHTCMPLPNPAAEALRTGAKVTLPEHTSLVGTKGKERLISIHAEPIRDHGQRITGAVVLFRERTPRARQLSIEDVALFPASAAQARLSSESEMALLEELRAWLTTEWRSGLSNVRYLTLHGLQLTVRGEEVAELPEGGVRMRFRVSYQG; encoded by the coding sequence ATGCTGGCCGAAGATCGAACCCGACGCAGTTATGCCATCGCCCTCATTGCCGTGGTCATGTCCGCCGTGATGCGCGGGCTGCTGGACCCGGTGATGGGGGAAGGCATGCCGTACTACGTTTTCTATTTCGCGGTGATGGTGGCCACCACCTTCGGCGGTATCGGCCCGGGTTTGTTCTCCATCGTGGCGAGCTACCTGGTGGCCACGTTCTTCTTCGCGCCACCGCGCCTGTCCCTCGACCTGTCAGGTATGAAGGATGCCATCGGTGCGTTCCGTTTCCTCACGGTCGGTACCGCGCTGGTGCTGCTGGGCGGTTGGGGCCGCATACGCCTGCTGAAATGGAGGGCGGAAGCGGCAGAGCGCAAGCACAACGAACTGGAAGCGCTGCGCGAGCTTGAACGCACGAATACCGCGCTCGCTGCTTTGGGCGACGGTCTCATCATCACCGACACGGCCGGGCGGGTGACGTTCATGAACGAAGTGGCGGAGCAGATAACCGGCAGAACAACCTCTGCAGTGCATGGCATGGAAGTGGAGGATCTGCTGCCGTTGGTGAACCTGCACACGTGCATGCCGCTGCCCAACCCGGCCGCTGAGGCTTTGCGCACCGGGGCCAAGGTGACCCTGCCGGAACACACGTCTTTGGTGGGGACAAAGGGCAAGGAACGGTTGATCAGCATCCATGCTGAACCCATCAGGGACCACGGACAACGCATCACAGGTGCCGTGGTCCTGTTCAGGGAGCGAACTCCCCGCGCACGGCAGCTGTCCATTGAGGATGTTGCGCTCTTCCCGGCCAGCGCCGCACAAGCCCGGCTCTCTTCCGAATCCGAGATGGCGCTCTTGGAAGAACTCCGCGCGTGGCTGACCACTGAATGGCGTTCAGGCCTGAGCAACGTGCGCTACCTGACCTTGCACGGATTGCAGCTTACCGTGCGCGGCGAGGAAGTCGCGGAACTGCCCGAAGGCGGTGTGCGCATGCGCTTCCGTGTGAGCTACCAGGGCTGA